The Thermococcus sp. 4557 genomic sequence CTGTGACCGAGGTGTATCAGCGCGTCGCAGCCGAGAAGCTTTGCCTCTCTGTCGGCGGGGTCGCAGGCGCCGTAGTTGATGTCGCCGCTTATTATGGCCTCCATCCCGTTCTCCTCAAGAAAATCCGCCAGCGCCTGGGCCTCGCGCTTCAGGCCCTCCGGCGTCTGAATGAGCACCCTTTCCGCGCCGAGCTCTCGCAGCCTCTCCAGTATCTCTCGCATCGAAACCTCATGCATCTTACCCACCGACGACGGTTGGGGGGAACCCTTTAAATCACCATCGATTCGCAGAAGTGTACAGCACCTTAGTGAACTTAAAAATACATTATCAACCATAAACGTGCAACCGAAACCCTTATTAAACATTGCTGCACTAGATTTTCTGCAATGCATTGGAGGTGTTCCAGATGAAGAAAGTTGCTGCAATCCTGGGACTTCTCTTCCTGACCGCAATGCTGAACCCCGTTGCCGCCTCCGGCAGCAAGGGCGACGCCAACTACTGGCACCCCTATCCGTGGAACGTCGCCCCCGGCGACATCGTCATCGGACACAACCCCAACAGCGATAAGTTCATACCGGGCTATTGGACACACACGGGAATGATAGCCTACTACGACAGCTATTACGGGGAATGGGTCGTTATAGAGGCCTGGGAATCTGGGATAAGGATGGTTCTTCTCTCCGACTTCCTCCGCAGGTACGACACTGTGGCTGTTCTGCGTGTTGCCACGAGCGATTACGTCAGGCAGAACGCCGTGTACTTCGCATACTACCAGCTCGGGAAGCCCTACGACTGGGGCTGGTGGACGAAGCAGGTTTACGGTGATTCCTACTACTGCTCGGAGCTCGTGTGGGCGGCATACATCGCCGCGGGCGGCCCGGACATCGACGCCAACCCCGGCTGGAGCTGGACCTACGCCAACGGGGTCGCCCCGCAGGAAGTTTACGACGACGGAGACACCTACGTAATCTACTACCACTCGGCCTGACCACCCCATTTTCTTTTTGCTGACCAGAAAGGAATATTTCATCAACGTATTCTGCCAGAAGGTAGCACAAAACTATGGACATCAAGTCCAATGTAAACAACGAAGGAGAATAAAACTTATTAACCTGCCGGCCTATTTTTGTTCCGCCCAACACTGGGGGTGATGAAATGAGGAAGCTTGGAATAATAGCAGTGGTCTTCCTCCTTCTCGGCGCCACCGTTCCGGGTGCCAGCGCCGGCGACCTCCTGAACTACATCTGGGACACAAGCACCTACCAGCACCCGTACCCGACCGACGTCCAGCCGGGTGACCTCGTCTACGGCCACAGCCCGGACCTTTTCAACGCCATAATCCCCGGCTACTGGATACACGTTGCCATCGTCGCCTGGTACAACGAGAGCATCAACGACTGGATGGTTATAGAGGCCAAGATAGGCAAGGGCATCATCATCAGCCCGCTCAGCGAGTTCCTCAGCAGGTACGACGTGGTTGCCCTCCAGAGGGTCAGGGTCGACGACGCCACCAAGCAGAGGGCCATTCAGTTCGCCTACCAGCAGCTCGGAAAGCCCTACAACTACAACTACATCGGCAAGCCGAAGGTCTACGACGACGAGTACTACTGCTCCCAGCTCATCTGGGCGGCCTACCTCGTCGCCAGCAACTTCCAGGTGAACCTTGACGCGAACGACGGTGCCTGGAGCTGGACCTACTTCTACTCAGTCGCCCCGCAGGAAGTTTACGACGACCCAATGACCTACACCATCTACAAGCACGAGGCCTGAGTCCTATTCTCCTTTCTTTCCATTCCCCCATCCAACAAAAGCCTTTTATACTTCCTAACCCAATAATACCTCGAAGTTCGATGCATCGGGGTGATAAGTATGGACGACATCATCATAACGACCACTGAAAGCCTGCCCGGCTACCGCGTGGTCGAGGTGAAGGGCCTCGCGAGGGGCGGCATAGTCAGGGCCACCCACGTTGGCAGGGACATAATGGCCTTCTTCAAGAACCTCAAGGGCGGAGAGGTTCAGGAGTACACACAGATGCTTGCGGAGGCCAGAGAGGAGGCCCTGAGGAGGATGAAGCTCCACGCCGAGGACATGGGTGCCAACGCGGTCGTGGGTGTTCGCTTTATGACCTCCGCGGTGGCCTCAGGTATGGCCGAGATATACGCCTACGGCACGGCGGTGGTCGTTGAGAAGATTGAGGAGGAGTGAGCATGTATCTCCTCCCGTTCCCCATACTCGGCGGGCTGCTGGCGTGGGCGACGGTTTATTTTCTGGGCTTCGAGAAGCAGAGGTGGGGAGAGTTCGTCCTCGGTTTAGCGGCGTTTTTCATTGCGATAGTTATCCAGAACCCCGTCCAGCAGCTCCCTCTCCTTGGAATCGGGATAAAGTCCAACGCCGACGTTATAGCAAGGGGAACCGCATTCACCATAGGTGTTTCTATATGGCTCGGTCTCATCGCTGGAGTCGTCCAAGAAGGGGCAAAGTACCTCCTGGTGAAGGGGAAGAGTCTGAACACCGGCCTGTTCATGGGTCTGGGCTTTGGAATAACAGAGGTCTTCATTATAGCAGGGGCCGCTCTGGCGGGGGCCCTGGCCACGGGGGAGCCCCTAGACGTTCCCACGGGCGCGGCGCTGCTCTCAATGGTGGAGCGCTACTTCGTCGTCCTCTTCCACGTGGGGACCGGAATATACCTCGCGTACGCATACAGGGAGGGCTACGGGAAAACGGGCCTTCTGGCGATGATAGGAATCCACACGGTCATCGATTCCCTGGCGGCGTATTATCAGCTCACGAAAAGCGAACCTATCATGTACGCGGTGGAGGTTATAAGCGCCCTCACCGCACTGGGACTGCTGTACTACACGATTCCAAAGGCGAAGCTCGAGCTACCCAAGGAAGAGGAAGCCCTGTGGTGAGCGACGTGCTGATGGACAGGAAGGAGAATGCCCTCAAGAAGCTGAGAAAGGACCTTCGCTCAGGACTCTACTCCTACCTAGTTCTCCTGCTCCTGGAGAGGGAAGGGGAGCTCCACGGCTACGCGATACGGAAAAGGCTTGAGGAGCTGAGCGACGGCAGAATCGTGCCGAGCGAAGGGGCACTCTACGACATCCTCAAGAGCCTGAAAAAGAGCGGCCTGGTTCAGGACACCTGGGCGGAAGTCGGCGGGAGACCGAGGAAGTACTACTCCCTCACGAAGCTGGGCAGGGATGTTTTAGGCGAGCTGAAGAGGGAGATAGGGGCGATAACGGAGACCCTGGAGAGGATTGAAGATGGTGATGGCTGAAAAGGAGTCCTCTTTCGATTCCTACCGGATGAAAGATGGGCTGAGATTTTACTTACTCCTGCAGCTCGCCTTTCTCGGAGCATACCTATTGCTGGCCGCAATCTTGTGGAACAAACTTCCAGAGACCATCGCCGTGCACTTCAAATCCTCCGGAACGCCGGACATTTTCTCGGACAAGCTGTGGGGTGTGGTGGAGCTTCCTGCTCTTGTGTGGCTTCTGTTCTTCGTCCTGACGCTGCTGGCCAAAAACTCTGAATTCTCCATTCGGATGCGCATCTACCCCGGAAAAATAAAAGCCTGGGCCGGGCTTATGACCCTGATGAGTGCAGGGATCATCATTGTCGTGTCCACCTCGGTGCTCTATAATGCAGGATTTACTTCCGGAGAGGCAGTCGGCTACGCTGGGCTTCTCCTTATAACTATGGTTCTCGTAGGGATTTACCGCCTGATTATGGGTGGCACGGATGGAGGGCTACGGGCTCCTTAGAATCATCTGGGCGGCATTCATCGGCCTCGGCATGATCACCGCGGGGATTCTCACGTTCACCTCAAAGGGTGAGCCCGGAATAGGGTTCAGGATAGGCCACACCTACCTCTCGGAGCGGGCGAGGAGAAAAGCGAACCGCGTTTCAGGAATCGGGACGATTTTGACCGGGGTTTTCCTTATAATCCTCTCCCCGTTTCTGAGCTTCGCATGGCTGGCTGTCTTCCTGCTCCTCGGCCTCGGAACAACAATGCTCTTCGCCTATTTAACTGCGAAGCGCGAGTACGAGCTTGAGGAGCTCTCAACGGAGGCGCCGGAGAAACCCGGAAGAATAATAGAACCGCCGAATCTGAAGGTATACATTGGTCTCCAGGCGGCATTTCTGGGGGTTTTTGTACTTTTCTCTGCAAGGGGAAGTGTTTCAAAGGAAACCACGCTGGTCATCGGCGGGGCGCTTCTCCTGTTCCTCGCGCTCACCGTTCTGTTTTCCCGACCCCTCGTCTTTCAGCTTGCTCCCGGCTTCTCCGGAATCATGGCTAGGAAGTTCGCAAGGGCGCTGACCCTCGTCTCAGGTCTGATAACGGCAGAGATCACCCTAGCGGCACTTGGATACGAGCCCGGCCCCCTTGGCGTCGTCTTGCTTCTTACAACCTCACTCGGAGTTATCTTCTACGCCGCCTTCATCGCCCTTACGGGGGCCTATGAGGAAGGTTACTATTAGCTTTCAAGGGCCTTTATCAGCTCTTCTCGATCAGGTTCCCTGGTTATTCCCATCTCAACGGCGTGCTCAAGCACGTACTCCGGCAGATCCTCCCCGAAGAATGCCCTTATCCCCTTCCCCGGGAAGTAGAACGCATAAACCCTGACGTTTTTATCGAGGCACCTTCCCCTCGCGACCATGAAGCCCTTCTCGGCGTTAACCCTGACGATATCCCACGAAAAAACTTCAGCGAGGCCAAAGAAAGCCTCGAAGAGCTTCACCCTGGCATCTTTCAGAGCCTTGTTTACCGCCTGGCGGGAGATTCCGAGGGCCTCGGCTATCTCAACTTCACGCATTCCCTTGGCCCTCATCAGCCATACCTTTTCCATGCCATCAGGAAGCCTGAACACCGGAACTACTCCCCCCAAGCGCTTTCAGGAAAACTTCCATGGTGGTCTGATCATCGAAGGCTATCAGACACTTTCCTCGCGAGGTTCCCAAAACGACATAATCCTTCACATAGTGGTTGAGATACGTGAAAACCAGTGCAATCTCAACTGCAACAACCATGGCAAAGTCAACGGCAGCGGGCACTGCCAACCACAGGAGAAAGCCAAGAATCATAGGCAGAACCAAAAGCGCCATACCAATGGATTCGTTCTCAAAGGGCAGAAGAAGGAGTAGGAGATACACAAAAGAAACCAAAAATAGGACAGTATAACCTGTGTAATCTCTGCTTGGATGGGTCAGCACAACAAGGATGGAAAAGCATGCCGTCGAGAACACAAGTAGGAAAAACATGGGGAACTCCCCGGCAAGCGAAGTGGCCCTCAGCCTGCGGATTACCTTGACCTCATCTATCTCATCCAAGTGGATTTCTCGGCTCATTCGTCCGAAGAGATACCTAAGCCTGAGAACTCCATCTTCAATCTCAGCAGACGTCCCCCAGGACATTGCGAGGAACAACCAACCTGCAATGACAACCCAAGGAGTTTCAAAAACTAAGGGTGCGACTACAAAGAACACGAATCCCAAGGCCAGCAAAAGCAACTGTGGCCCCGACGTGTTCATCGGGGTTGCTCCTCTCAACCTCACACTTACCACCTTGTCAACCTATGTAAGTTGACAAAATATTTAAGCCTTTCGATGCATTTAAATAATTTCACACATTCTTTACCGTGGTGATGCCATGTCCCTTGAAGGGCTCTACCGTTACGCCAGGGCATATATGGAGCCGGGCAATGAGGGGGCGAGAAAAAGGTTCGGGGAACTGGTGGAGTTCTTTGAAAAGCTGGAGCTTCCCCGAGGGGGAAGGGTTCTCGACCTGTGCGCCGGCACCGGCATAGCAGGGGCGGCCGCCGCCAAGGCCACCGGAGCAAGCAGGTTAACCGTCCTGGATGTCCGGGCCGAGGACCTCGAAAGGGTTCACGAGTGGCTCGAGTTGGCGGGTGCGAGCACAGCACCCACCAAGGTCCGGGGAGATGTGAGGAACGTGCCCGACCTCGTGGAGGAGCACGATGTGGCAGTGCTCTTTGGCAACACCATGATACACTTCGATCCCTTCGACGCGGTGAGGATATTCGCCGGCGTCGCCCTAACACTGAGCGGGGACGGGGTCTTCATGGTCGAGGACACCGACAGGGTTTACAGGATACTGTACAGCATCGGCTACAAGGAATTCTTCGTCGAGAGCAAGGGAGAAAACCACACCCTCGCCTCCGTCCACGAGGGATATGACGTCAGAAGGGGGACGTTCAAAAGGGCCTACTACCTCCTGCCGGGGTTTGAGAAAGTGGGGGAGTTCGACTTCCATCACTGGGACCTGGCGACCCAGCTGGCGATCGGGCGGATATTCTTCGGAGAGGCCAGACTGATACGGCCGGGGGAGCACGGATTCACGCGCGTGGGAGACGTCCTCTACTTCAAACGCCCAAGAAAGGACATCGCTGCGCTCGTCCTCGACGACTTCAGCGGTCCGCTCTGAAAGCTATCTCTATTTCCTGTCCCGTGTTTCCATTCTTTACGACGAGGTACTGGGGCCCCTCCGACGTTATGAGGTCCAGGTTAACCTCCGTCACGTTTTCCCAGCGGAGGATGACGCTGCCAGCGGTGACGTTCTCAAAGTAGCCCGATTCGGAGGTGACGATGTAGACGGAGAACGGGTGCTCCGCCCTCACGTGCCCCGTCACGTGGGAGCCAGCCGGGAGCAGCTCTGCCTGAAGGGCACCCGCTTCGAAGTATCCCCTTTGATAAGAGGAGTCAGGCAGGAACACCGCGGCATTGGCGGCCAGTCCAACCCCCAGTGCCACCAGGAGGAGAACCCCCACAAGGATGTATCCCCTGATTTTCGTCACCATACACATTATACGCTTTTATTCTTAAAACCCTTTCGAAACCGGCCCCCAAATGGAAAGCAGAGCCCCCACTGAGCCCCGTTGATGTAAAATCTCCAACATACACCGCTCCACCACTGGAAAATCCGGAACCCGATAACGGGGATATTGGCCACTTTCCAAAAAATGGGTTTTTGTGATCAGAACAGTACTGTGATGCAGCATATAAACACAAAGAGAAAGGGGAGACCCAATCACAGGGCGTAGTGCTCGGGGCGCCTGTCCCTGAAGACGTCGTTCATCTCGTTGAGCCTCTTGTTCCTCGCCATCCCGAGGTCTATCTCGACAACGGCCACCTCCTCCTCATCCTCGCTCCCCATCGCCAGCACTTCAGCCTTCGGCGATGCTATCGTGCTCTTACCGATGAACCTCAGTCCAAACTCTTCGCCGACCCTGTTGGCGGTTATCGTGTAGACACGGTTCTCCAAGGCCCGTATGGGCATCGCCCTGGGGGCGTAGGGCATCACCAGGTTGCTGGGGTGGGCTATGATGTCGGCCCCTTTGAGGGCGAGCGTTCTCGCGGACTCCGGGAAGAACCAGTCGAAGCATATCATGACGCCGACCTTTGCTATCCCGATGTTGAAAACATGAAAGCCCAAGTCCCCAGGTTCGAAGAAGAGCTTCTCGCGGTAGAAGAGGTGAACCTTGCGGTATTTGCCTATGTATCCGCTGCCTATCGGACCTGTAACGACCGCGGAATTGTACAGCTTTCCGTTCTCGTCCTTCTCCGCGGTCCCCGCGACTATGAAGACACCGAGCTCTCTGGAGAGCTCCATGAGAAACTGGGTCGTGGGTCCGTCGGGTATCTGACCCGCGACTTCAAGGACTTCCGCCTTGCTTCTGAAGTTGTAGCCGGTGTCAAAGAGCTCCGGAAGGACGATGAGTTCCGCGCCTTCATCGGCGGCGGCACGTATCAGCTCCCCGGCTTTGGAGTAGTTCGCCTCAGGTTCAAGAAAAACGGGTTCCATCTGAACGTAAGCCACCTTCATGCCATCACCGTTCGGTGTTGGGCTGAAGAGTTGATAAGGTTAGCGGACGGATTTCCCGGAAGCATACCACATTGATAGGGTATCAAACGCTCCAAACAGCGTTAAAATAGGATTGCGATACCAGGGACAACGCATACACAGCAACATCCGGTTTAAACTTCCCAATTACCACAACAAGGACATGAACATGCGAAAAATTTAAGAACCTGGAACCCGCTCTCCCGTGCCGTTTTCCCCGCTTGCGGGTGTCCATGAAGCTTTTTAGCCGTACGAAAAGTACCGGCCCTTCCCCACGGAAAAGCTTAAAAAGGAACCTCCGGAGCTAACCCCTGAGAGAAACTCAGGGGTGATGATCATGAAGAGGCGCCCAAGGAAGTGGAAGAAGAAGGGAAGAATGAGGTGGAAGTGGATCAAGAAGAGGGTCAGGAGACTCAAGAGGCAGCGCAGGAAGGAGCGCGGACTCATCTGATGCTCCTCCTTTTCTCCACCGTTTTCGGTGGTCCCATGAATTCTTTTAAGGACTTTGAGAGCCTCTCACTGGAGATTGAGACCTCCCGCGGGAGGACGCTTCTTATTGCGGACCCACATATAGGTTTCGAGCTGTCTCGCGGGCTGAGGGTAAGGACGCGCTTTGAGGAGCACCTGGCGGAGTTCATCGCCGGAACGGACCCGGACCTTCTCATCATCCTCGGCGACCTGAAGGAGCCGATAGGCCTTAGTTTCACAATGAAACGCCTCCTTATGGGCTTTTTCTCGAGCCTCGGGGGAATTCCAACGGTCGTAACGAAGGGAAACCATGACGGGAGGATAGAGGAGGTCGCCGGGAAGTTCCCCCACGTCGAGGTGACCGACCACCTGCTGGTGGACGACAGACTCTTCCTCCACGGCCACACAGGACTGCCCGGGGTGGAGTTCGAGGAGGCGTACCTCGGCCACATTCATCCCGCGTACACCTTCAAAAGGGGCGGCGTTTCAAGGAAGGTGAAGGTCTTCGTCCGCTCCGGAAGGTTCCTCATACTGCCAACGATAAACCCCTTCATAGAGGGCTTCAACGTGGCGGACGGAATAAGGATGGTGCCGTTTCTGAAAGGGGCTGACTCGGTGGAGCTGTTCCTCCCGGAGGGAATTTACCTGGGCAGGGTAAACCTCCGATGATGCTCCAACACCGCGGGCAAAGTTTATAACCCGTATGAAAATAATCCTTCATAGGTGGGAAAATGGACGTATCAGGTGAGCGGGATGAGTGATGTCTACGAAAAGCTTGAGGCGCTGCTTCGTTCCCTTGGGGTCAAGAAGACTGAGCTGAGGATTTACAGGCTTCTGCTCGACAAAAAGGAGCCGATGAGGATAACCGAGATACAGAGGGAGCTCGGGATAAGCGAACGCTCGGTCAGGGAGCACGTGCTCAGCCTCTACAGGAAGGGCATTCTGCGGAGAACCCTCATCGAGCAGGGCTGGCTCGGCTACACGTACAGCGCCGTTTCCCCGAGCGAAGTTCTCGAAAACATCAAGCAGAGCCTCATAAAGAGAATAAACGAACTGGAGCAGGAGCTGAAAAGCGGCTCCAAATCCAGCAGGAACTAAGCCAGCTCCACGATCCCCGCTGCCTCCAGGATTCCCACGAGCTTCTCCAGCTTTTCTTCATCGATTTCCCCGTACTCTTCCCTGAGCGCCTCAAAGGCCCGCTCTCTGGGAAGGAGTTCCGCGAGCATAAGCAGCTCATGGAGATGCACCAGAACCCGCCGGTCCCGGGTCAGCGACCTGAACTCCTCGGCGAGCCTTTCGTCTGCCTCCCTTATGAGGTGCTCCGACAGTAAGCCCCGGACCTTCCACGTCAGCCAGGGCTCCGGCTCAAACCGGTGGCCGCTCTCAATGCCCAGGAACCGCGAGTCCCTGGCGAGGCCCGTCATCACAAGGCGCTCAACCTCGTCCGTTTTCCTCTCCCTCGACAGCTCACCCAGGTATTTCATCGCGTATCCCCGGGCAAAGCGCTGGAGCTCCTCCCCATCGCCCTTCGCAAGGGCCAGGGCGGTCGCGAGGACGGCCCTTCCAATGACCTCAACGCTCTCCCCGCTGACCTTGTCGATGGTGTCGCCGCTGGAGTGGTAGAAGCGGTCGGGCCATGTTATGGGCATCGTCCCAGGGATTCCGAAGAAGTTGAAGATATCGTGGTCGCTGCCCATTTCGTACGGGAAGCTCTTCACCCGGAGCCTGGGCAGTGGGCTCCCGGAGAAGCTTTTTCCGGCCTCGTTCGCCAGGTCGAGGTAGTACTCGAGGATTCCCGAGACCACCGAGAAGCGGGAGATGGGGGTTCTAACCAGCATTATCGTCGAGCCGGCCCGGTCAGGACTGCCAGCCACCATGTCGAGGTTTATGGCCGCGTAGTACTTCCCCAAGTCTGCGTGGCGCTCGATGAAGGCCTGCGTCCCATAGTATTCGGGAACCCAGAGAAACGCGAAGCCAAAGCGGAACGAATCGTCGTGGAGGCGGGACAGAACGCGCGCCAGTTCCATCAGCATCGCGCTGCCGCTCGCGTTGTCGTTAGCTCCAGGCTTCGGGTGGCAGATGTGGGCGGTGAACAGAAGGAACGGCGGCCTCCCGATCTCAGCGTAGAGGATCGGAAGAACCTGGCGCTCGTTTATCACCGTCTCAACCTCAATCCTCGCACTCACGCTCTCCCCGGAGTTCAGCTTTCCAATGATTTTCCTGGCCAGTGTCTCTGGGACGGCCACCGCGGGAATCCTGGCCCATTCAAGGTCGTCCTTTGTGAGGAAGAGCCCTATGTAGGGCACCTCCTCCCCGGTACCCTCGCGGTAGGCCATGAAGCCGACCGCCCCCATCTCGTTGGCCCTGCGGTATGCCTCCCTCCACTCGCGTCCCACCAGGACTATCCTGCCCCGTGCTTTTTCCCAGTCATCCTC encodes the following:
- a CDS encoding YiiX/YebB-like N1pC/P60 family cysteine hydrolase, with product MKKVAAILGLLFLTAMLNPVAASGSKGDANYWHPYPWNVAPGDIVIGHNPNSDKFIPGYWTHTGMIAYYDSYYGEWVVIEAWESGIRMVLLSDFLRRYDTVAVLRVATSDYVRQNAVYFAYYQLGKPYDWGWWTKQVYGDSYYCSELVWAAYIAAGGPDIDANPGWSWTYANGVAPQEVYDDGDTYVIYYHSA
- a CDS encoding YiiX/YebB-like N1pC/P60 family cysteine hydrolase; its protein translation is MRKLGIIAVVFLLLGATVPGASAGDLLNYIWDTSTYQHPYPTDVQPGDLVYGHSPDLFNAIIPGYWIHVAIVAWYNESINDWMVIEAKIGKGIIISPLSEFLSRYDVVALQRVRVDDATKQRAIQFAYQQLGKPYNYNYIGKPKVYDDEYYCSQLIWAAYLVASNFQVNLDANDGAWSWTYFYSVAPQEVYDDPMTYTIYKHEA
- a CDS encoding heavy metal-binding domain-containing protein; amino-acid sequence: MDDIIITTTESLPGYRVVEVKGLARGGIVRATHVGRDIMAFFKNLKGGEVQEYTQMLAEAREEALRRMKLHAEDMGANAVVGVRFMTSAVASGMAEIYAYGTAVVVEKIEEE
- a CDS encoding YhfC family glutamic-type intramembrane protease; the encoded protein is MYLLPFPILGGLLAWATVYFLGFEKQRWGEFVLGLAAFFIAIVIQNPVQQLPLLGIGIKSNADVIARGTAFTIGVSIWLGLIAGVVQEGAKYLLVKGKSLNTGLFMGLGFGITEVFIIAGAALAGALATGEPLDVPTGAALLSMVERYFVVLFHVGTGIYLAYAYREGYGKTGLLAMIGIHTVIDSLAAYYQLTKSEPIMYAVEVISALTALGLLYYTIPKAKLELPKEEEALW
- a CDS encoding PadR family transcriptional regulator produces the protein MLMDRKENALKKLRKDLRSGLYSYLVLLLLEREGELHGYAIRKRLEELSDGRIVPSEGALYDILKSLKKSGLVQDTWAEVGGRPRKYYSLTKLGRDVLGELKREIGAITETLERIEDGDG
- a CDS encoding DUF1648 domain-containing protein produces the protein MAEKESSFDSYRMKDGLRFYLLLQLAFLGAYLLLAAILWNKLPETIAVHFKSSGTPDIFSDKLWGVVELPALVWLLFFVLTLLAKNSEFSIRMRIYPGKIKAWAGLMTLMSAGIIIVVSTSVLYNAGFTSGEAVGYAGLLLITMVLVGIYRLIMGGTDGGLRAP
- a CDS encoding sigma factor-like helix-turn-helix DNA-binding protein → MFRLPDGMEKVWLMRAKGMREVEIAEALGISRQAVNKALKDARVKLFEAFFGLAEVFSWDIVRVNAEKGFMVARGRCLDKNVRVYAFYFPGKGIRAFFGEDLPEYVLEHAVEMGITREPDREELIKALES
- a CDS encoding methyltransferase domain-containing protein, yielding MSLEGLYRYARAYMEPGNEGARKRFGELVEFFEKLELPRGGRVLDLCAGTGIAGAAAAKATGASRLTVLDVRAEDLERVHEWLELAGASTAPTKVRGDVRNVPDLVEEHDVAVLFGNTMIHFDPFDAVRIFAGVALTLSGDGVFMVEDTDRVYRILYSIGYKEFFVESKGENHTLASVHEGYDVRRGTFKRAYYLLPGFEKVGEFDFHHWDLATQLAIGRIFFGEARLIRPGEHGFTRVGDVLYFKRPRKDIAALVLDDFSGPL
- a CDS encoding nitrilase — translated: MKVAYVQMEPVFLEPEANYSKAGELIRAAADEGAELIVLPELFDTGYNFRSKAEVLEVAGQIPDGPTTQFLMELSRELGVFIVAGTAEKDENGKLYNSAVVTGPIGSGYIGKYRKVHLFYREKLFFEPGDLGFHVFNIGIAKVGVMICFDWFFPESARTLALKGADIIAHPSNLVMPYAPRAMPIRALENRVYTITANRVGEEFGLRFIGKSTIASPKAEVLAMGSEDEEEVAVVEIDLGMARNKRLNEMNDVFRDRRPEHYAL
- a CDS encoding metallophosphoesterase, giving the protein MNSFKDFESLSLEIETSRGRTLLIADPHIGFELSRGLRVRTRFEEHLAEFIAGTDPDLLIILGDLKEPIGLSFTMKRLLMGFFSSLGGIPTVVTKGNHDGRIEEVAGKFPHVEVTDHLLVDDRLFLHGHTGLPGVEFEEAYLGHIHPAYTFKRGGVSRKVKVFVRSGRFLILPTINPFIEGFNVADGIRMVPFLKGADSVELFLPEGIYLGRVNLR
- a CDS encoding transcriptional regulator yields the protein MSDVYEKLEALLRSLGVKKTELRIYRLLLDKKEPMRITEIQRELGISERSVREHVLSLYRKGILRRTLIEQGWLGYTYSAVSPSEVLENIKQSLIKRINELEQELKSGSKSSRN
- a CDS encoding DUF4910 domain-containing protein, with product MRRFLKEAEVFDPNNVLHYIAEISQFHRIQGSRELPEAVRFILEELRIWGIGADLYEETYDGESRYLTLKSPIAWDVVRGAVEVLGTTLTTAGTPLVVMAHSPSGSAEGEVVHVVREDDWEKARGRIVLVGREWREAYRRANEMGAVGFMAYREGTGEEVPYIGLFLTKDDLEWARIPAVAVPETLARKIIGKLNSGESVSARIEVETVINERQVLPILYAEIGRPPFLLFTAHICHPKPGANDNASGSAMLMELARVLSRLHDDSFRFGFAFLWVPEYYGTQAFIERHADLGKYYAAINLDMVAGSPDRAGSTIMLVRTPISRFSVVSGILEYYLDLANEAGKSFSGSPLPRLRVKSFPYEMGSDHDIFNFFGIPGTMPITWPDRFYHSSGDTIDKVSGESVEVIGRAVLATALALAKGDGEELQRFARGYAMKYLGELSRERKTDEVERLVMTGLARDSRFLGIESGHRFEPEPWLTWKVRGLLSEHLIREADERLAEEFRSLTRDRRVLVHLHELLMLAELLPRERAFEALREEYGEIDEEKLEKLVGILEAAGIVELA